A genomic window from Neorhodopirellula lusitana includes:
- a CDS encoding sulfatase, whose protein sequence is MRHFCVICIVFASLADSAFGQVNAQPKQPNVLMVAVDDLNHWLTFMGRNPQAQTPNFDRLAKMGVAFTNAYCAVPACEPSRCALMGGRRPWTTGCYKNGDQWKKYHPAGDGMAAQFLNAGYKVFGAGKIYHSMGFHPSEWTDYMSKKGLSSHGPGVQKMDGYHNDKVHPNLKDDDLIDWHTTNYCIDRLNSESSQPFFIACGLYKPHLPFVAPRKYYDAFPLDSIQLPPHRENDLDDLPPAGLRMAGADKDHKKFLKSGRWKAAIQSYLATCAYTDMNLGRLLDAYENSPQKDNTILVLWTDHGWSLGEKQHWRKFALWEEPARTPMIWVVPGMTTSGTRCERTVDLMSVYPTLCKLAGVPIPDHVEGREITSLLKNPNAAWDFPAITTHGYENHAVRSEQYRYIRYANGDEELYDSQNDPYEYNNLAGKPELQIVKDDLAKWLPKDAAKPKR, encoded by the coding sequence ATGAGACACTTTTGCGTCATCTGCATCGTTTTCGCTTCCTTGGCGGATTCGGCGTTTGGACAGGTCAACGCTCAGCCTAAGCAACCCAATGTGTTGATGGTGGCGGTTGATGACCTTAATCATTGGTTGACGTTCATGGGGCGGAATCCTCAAGCCCAAACGCCCAACTTCGATCGGCTAGCCAAGATGGGAGTGGCGTTCACCAACGCCTACTGCGCCGTTCCCGCTTGTGAACCCTCTCGATGTGCGTTGATGGGGGGACGCCGACCTTGGACAACCGGTTGCTACAAGAACGGCGATCAGTGGAAGAAGTACCACCCCGCCGGCGATGGCATGGCGGCTCAATTTTTGAACGCCGGATACAAGGTTTTCGGTGCGGGCAAGATTTATCATTCGATGGGTTTTCACCCCTCCGAATGGACCGATTACATGTCCAAGAAAGGATTGTCGTCCCATGGTCCCGGTGTTCAAAAAATGGATGGATATCACAACGACAAAGTCCATCCGAATTTGAAGGATGATGACTTGATCGATTGGCACACGACCAACTACTGCATCGATCGCCTGAACTCCGAATCTAGCCAGCCATTCTTCATCGCCTGCGGTCTCTACAAACCTCACCTGCCTTTCGTTGCACCGAGAAAGTACTACGACGCCTTTCCGCTGGATTCGATTCAACTTCCGCCACACCGTGAAAACGATCTGGATGATTTGCCCCCGGCCGGTCTGCGGATGGCTGGTGCCGACAAAGACCACAAGAAGTTTTTGAAGTCTGGACGTTGGAAAGCGGCGATCCAGTCTTACCTGGCGACGTGTGCTTACACCGACATGAACCTGGGGCGGTTGCTTGATGCGTATGAAAACAGCCCACAAAAGGACAACACGATCTTGGTTCTTTGGACCGATCACGGTTGGTCGCTCGGCGAAAAGCAACACTGGCGCAAATTTGCGTTGTGGGAAGAACCGGCACGTACCCCGATGATCTGGGTCGTTCCCGGCATGACCACGTCAGGAACACGGTGCGAACGGACCGTGGATTTGATGTCGGTCTACCCGACGCTTTGCAAGCTTGCCGGAGTGCCGATTCCCGATCATGTGGAAGGTCGCGAAATCACATCGTTATTGAAGAACCCAAACGCTGCTTGGGACTTTCCCGCGATCACCACCCACGGATATGAAAACCATGCGGTTCGGAGCGAGCAGTATCGCTACATTCGGTACGCCAACGGCGACGAGGAATTGTACGACAGTCAAAATGATCCGTATGAGTACAACAACTTGGCCGGCAAGCCTGAGTTGCAAATCGTCAAAGACGACTTGGCGAAATGGTTGCCGAAAGATGCAGCCAAACCTAAGCGGTGA
- a CDS encoding DUF1559 domain-containing protein, with amino-acid sequence MLHSISWKRRTAFTLVELLVVIAIIGVLVGLLLPAVQAAREAARRMSCSNNFKQLGLAIHNYHSAYNRMPKHYGGTYQTIAGTAANTTAAATASAAAGTNRNELSVLVGLTPFIEQQGLWEQISNVFEVTVGSSPGTYFAPMGPDTNMILSGHAINQYDPWMTELPGLRCPSDPGRGLPASGRTNYAVSLGDSFRQSHVGPANQYGVVNEDRSILTRQCCRGVFVPRTFVKFRDILDGLSNSIMMGEIRTDLGDGHITTFVAKSGANLRTNPNVASVYIDPERPQYWLEGTNEASGRADNRRGYKWASGRMVHTAVHTILPPNRQCSTHQSGNVGDEGMMTVSSNHQGGAHILMADGAVTFVTDSIDAGSSTHSIVRPSGSAADPTLPAIPGSASPFGLWGALGTRANSEVINEEF; translated from the coding sequence ATGCTTCATTCGATTAGTTGGAAACGACGAACAGCATTTACTCTTGTTGAATTGTTGGTGGTGATCGCCATCATTGGCGTTTTAGTTGGACTATTGCTTCCGGCTGTCCAAGCCGCTCGCGAAGCCGCACGAAGAATGAGTTGCAGCAACAACTTCAAGCAATTGGGTTTGGCGATTCACAACTACCACTCCGCGTATAACAGAATGCCCAAGCACTATGGCGGGACTTACCAAACCATTGCCGGGACAGCTGCAAACACAACTGCGGCGGCAACGGCTTCGGCGGCTGCGGGAACGAACCGGAACGAACTGAGTGTGTTGGTAGGGCTAACGCCATTCATCGAACAGCAAGGTCTTTGGGAACAAATCAGCAACGTCTTTGAGGTCACGGTTGGCTCGAGCCCGGGAACCTATTTCGCACCAATGGGCCCAGACACAAACATGATTCTGTCGGGTCATGCGATCAATCAGTACGACCCGTGGATGACTGAATTGCCGGGACTTCGTTGTCCAAGCGATCCGGGCAGAGGACTGCCAGCGTCTGGCAGAACCAACTATGCCGTTTCATTGGGCGATTCATTCCGTCAAAGTCATGTCGGCCCCGCCAACCAATACGGGGTCGTCAATGAGGACCGATCAATACTCACCAGGCAGTGCTGCCGAGGCGTCTTTGTCCCACGGACGTTTGTCAAGTTTCGTGATATTTTGGACGGCTTGTCCAATTCCATCATGATGGGCGAAATCCGAACGGACCTAGGGGACGGGCACATTACTACGTTCGTTGCCAAGAGCGGTGCCAACCTGCGAACGAATCCCAATGTTGCTTCGGTTTATATTGACCCAGAGCGTCCCCAGTATTGGCTTGAGGGAACGAATGAGGCATCTGGAAGGGCAGACAATCGCCGCGGTTACAAGTGGGCGTCTGGCCGGATGGTTCATACGGCGGTCCATACAATCTTGCCACCGAATCGTCAGTGCAGTACGCATCAAAGCGGTAACGTTGGGGACGAGGGCATGATGACTGTCTCGAGCAACCATCAAGGCGGCGCGCATATCTTAATGGCCGATGGGGCCGTGACTTTCGTGACGGACTCGATCGATGCCGGCAGCAGCACTCACAGTATTGTTCGGCCTTCAGGAAGCGCGGCCGACCCCACGCTCCCCGCAATTCCCGGATCAGCAAGTCCCTTCGGTCTTTGGGGAGCCCTGGGGACACGCGCCAACAGCGAAGTTATCAACGAAGAGTTCTAA
- a CDS encoding phage integrase SAM-like domain-containing protein produces the protein MSITPLQNCSEVGASTVLWLERARWPGRTCSQIATNFIGNHPGADGTIEHLGITARSLRKKFGDDKCIDTFNAGDAEDYRKWLQTKGNERKKYKTGLAMGTVRRRIGRVKPFFNAAIKHKIIVENPFAGEASASTGNPERLVMVPADWIEKCIRKALCEDWRIILAFARYAGMRSHETRIQKWEDIDLVNNIMMVRSHKTPPVRCCPIFPELRPHLLRAREMSPEGAVYVQTRYGHADNILTTLDKIISRAGLVPWEKPMQNLRATRETELLSHSPAKDVTSWLGNSPDVANKHYAMTMQASFDRAVTEGARIVGVTTLPPASPKPTPDYPNDMYADDVEVASETAPQKTPQNPPPPMQANGGNPETRKKPIEENPEYDRKLFNRLLVFRFKATPLGRLRISV, from the coding sequence GTGTCGATCACGCCTTTGCAAAACTGCAGCGAAGTGGGCGCGTCAACGGTTCTTTGGCTGGAGCGTGCCCGCTGGCCAGGCAGAACGTGCAGTCAAATCGCGACCAACTTTATCGGGAATCACCCTGGCGCGGACGGCACGATAGAGCATTTGGGAATCACTGCCCGGAGTCTTCGCAAGAAGTTTGGCGATGACAAGTGTATCGACACATTTAACGCTGGTGATGCCGAGGACTATCGGAAATGGTTGCAGACCAAGGGCAACGAGCGAAAAAAGTACAAAACCGGCCTCGCGATGGGGACTGTACGCCGCCGAATCGGCCGCGTGAAGCCGTTCTTCAATGCGGCGATCAAGCACAAAATCATCGTTGAAAATCCGTTTGCCGGTGAAGCATCGGCATCGACTGGCAACCCTGAGAGGCTTGTTATGGTGCCCGCCGATTGGATTGAAAAGTGTATCCGTAAAGCTCTCTGCGAAGACTGGCGGATCATCTTGGCGTTTGCTCGCTACGCTGGGATGCGGAGCCACGAAACTCGAATCCAAAAGTGGGAGGACATCGACCTTGTTAACAACATCATGATGGTTCGAAGCCACAAGACGCCGCCGGTACGTTGTTGCCCGATCTTCCCCGAACTACGTCCGCACTTACTTCGCGCTCGGGAGATGTCCCCAGAGGGTGCCGTGTATGTCCAAACCCGGTACGGTCACGCCGACAACATCTTGACCACGTTGGACAAGATCATCTCCCGAGCGGGTTTGGTTCCGTGGGAGAAGCCCATGCAGAATTTGAGGGCGACACGGGAGACCGAATTGCTGTCCCACTCTCCTGCCAAGGACGTGACCAGCTGGCTTGGTAACTCACCTGACGTTGCGAACAAACACTACGCGATGACTATGCAGGCAAGTTTCGACCGAGCCGTTACCGAGGGTGCCAGGATCGTTGGCGTGACAACGCTGCCGCCGGCATCACCCAAACCGACACCTGATTACCCTAACGACATGTATGCGGACGATGTGGAAGTGGCCAGCGAAACGGCTCCACAGAAAACACCACAAAATCCACCACCGCCGATGCAGGCTAATGGCGGAAATCCCGAGACACGAAAAAAGCCGATTGAAGAAAATCCTGAGTATGACAGGAAGCTCTTCAATCGGCTTTTAGTGTTTCGCTTCAAAGCTACCCCGCTAGGACGGCTGAGAATCAGCGTTTAA
- a CDS encoding helix-turn-helix domain-containing protein — MAELTMSAADLDRLAEPIAERVWELLADRVGKPAAAAGPVVVDREALAGMLGVSTATIDRRTRAGLIPSIGDGNTRRFIVTDVLDAMKRQALREVATVKPPRVADATSTQPNNEAAGAASCRT; from the coding sequence ATGGCTGAACTCACAATGAGCGCCGCCGATCTTGACCGGTTGGCTGAACCGATTGCCGAGCGGGTTTGGGAGTTGTTGGCCGATCGAGTCGGCAAACCAGCCGCTGCCGCTGGTCCCGTTGTTGTCGACCGAGAAGCGTTGGCGGGAATGCTTGGCGTATCAACCGCCACCATCGACCGAAGGACGCGAGCGGGTTTGATCCCAAGCATTGGCGACGGCAACACACGTCGTTTCATCGTGACCGATGTTTTGGACGCGATGAAACGCCAAGCATTGCGAGAAGTCGCAACGGTGAAGCCGCCACGGGTTGCCGACGCGACATCCACGCAGCCCAACAACGAAGCAGCGGGGGCCGCGTCATGCCGAACATGA
- a CDS encoding DUF1376 domain-containing protein: MMPRRPWFPFNPSDYLADTRLLTLEAHGLYFLLLQHHWIQERLPDCPKDLAKLTGQDPRRFKRCFKEISQYFESANGYLTNKRMVSEIEKAKEKTEKARGSADARWHGNDANAMRSHAAQECERNANQNQQPTLNTTYVGATTNFEFDETVAREVARFVAGKLNPRTEKNREICWRAGYVVATGHVTREVIENALRAVAEVRPKNPFTYLFGCIRQRAGIPTKEVDDVWNNAPETPPRRVKGDQPPPSPNSDAAMNAPRNKLADDIRRIG; the protein is encoded by the coding sequence ATGATGCCTAGACGCCCCTGGTTCCCGTTCAATCCAAGCGACTACTTAGCGGACACGCGGTTGCTGACTTTGGAGGCGCACGGGTTGTACTTTTTGTTGCTTCAACATCATTGGATCCAAGAGCGTTTACCAGACTGCCCGAAAGATCTCGCCAAACTTACCGGACAGGATCCACGAAGATTCAAGCGATGTTTCAAAGAGATTTCCCAGTACTTCGAAAGCGCTAACGGTTACCTAACCAACAAACGTATGGTGTCCGAAATCGAGAAGGCAAAGGAAAAGACCGAGAAAGCCAGGGGGTCCGCCGACGCACGTTGGCACGGCAACGATGCGAACGCAATGCGATCGCATGCCGCCCAAGAGTGCGAACGCAATGCTAACCAGAACCAACAACCAACATTAAATACGACGTACGTAGGCGCGACGACGAATTTTGAATTTGATGAAACGGTTGCTAGGGAAGTTGCCAGGTTCGTAGCTGGAAAGCTGAATCCTCGCACTGAAAAGAATCGTGAGATTTGTTGGCGGGCTGGCTATGTCGTCGCGACCGGGCACGTCACACGTGAAGTGATTGAAAACGCCTTGCGGGCTGTCGCGGAAGTTAGACCGAAAAACCCGTTTACGTATCTGTTTGGCTGCATTCGCCAACGCGCAGGCATACCTACGAAAGAGGTTGACGACGTTTGGAACAACGCCCCCGAAACACCGCCACGGAGAGTGAAAGGCGACCAGCCGCCGCCCTCTCCAAACAGCGATGCCGCGATGAACGCGCCACGCAACAAACTTGCAGACGACATTCGACGCATTGGCTAG